GGTGCTAAGAGCGCTGCAAGCTCGCTGCTGACGCCGAGTGCAGGTAGCACCTCGTGTAAGGCGAATGCGTCCATCACTACTAGTCTTGTCAGAATGCCTCCTATCGGGTTAAAGAAAACCATGTACATTATGAAGGCTATGGAGTATATTGTGAGCAGGGACAGTACTCCAAGCCAGGGCTGCTTAAATTTTCCTACAGCTTCCCCCGCCATTCCCGCTCCCTCTCTCCCGAAGAGAGGTTTGTTAACTTTCATTTTTCGGGGGTTATTTAAATTTAGCGATTTTTATACATTAAGTATTCGACAAATGTCTACATTTTTTATTAATTTTTTGAAGGATGCTTAGGAAAAGCGTACCTTTTTAGCTAATACGGTGATTTGTTCCCTCCTAAGGGGATGCCTGCGATGGGCTGGTTGAGTGCTGCCGGCTTTCTCAAACCTGACTTCTCCATGTCTCTCCTAGAAGGGGGTTGTAGTTTTGGGGTATGCTTCTGATTTGACTGTTTGGACTATTGGGACCAGTACTAGGTCGGCTGACGAGTTCATCTCCCTTCTTAAGGGGCTGGGCGTTGAAGTTGCTGTCGATGTTAGGAGGTTTCCCACCTCCCGGTTTGAGTGGTTTAAGAAAGAGGAGTTGAAGCGTATCCTAAACGAGGCTGGGATCGACTACGTTCACTTTGAGGGCCTCGGCGGCTATCGAAGGGGCGGATACGAGAAGTACATGGGAACGAGGGAGTTTGAGGAAAGCTTTAGGGAGCTTCTGAGACTGGTTGAGAGTGGGAGGCGGGTCGCCATATTCTGCTCCGAGCGCCTATTTTTCAAGTGCCATAGGAGGTTCATAGCTGACGAGCTGGCGCGTAGGGGTATAACAGTCATCCACGTGGTAGACGAGAAGAGAATGTTTGTGCACAAGTCTACGGCTGGCGACCAGAGGGTGGGGGGACAGGTGGGCGGAGCGGTAGACACAGGTGGTCTAGGGGGTTCTCGGCATTCCTAGGAAGGATTTCACCACGTTCTCTCTCGCCCACTCCTTACCGCTCACAGACTCCATTATCAAAGCGATCTGGGGCGGGTTAGGGAAGAGGCGGTTCACAATTTCGTCTATACTTAACCCTTCCCTGTGCATTTCTTCAACGCGTCTTTTAAGATCCTTCAAGTACTCCAGGTATGCTTCGACATCCTGCCTGGCCATTGGACCCGTGCCTCCGAAGGCCATGTTAAAGTCAAGCTTCAAGGATTTTTCCAGAGATTTTATAGTCTCGTTGACCTCTTCCTCCCTCATCCATACCACCTGCTTGCCCGATATGGCTAGGTCCCCGCTGAAGAGGAAGCCGTCCACGAGAAACGAAACGTGGTCGAAGGTGTGGCCGGGGGTCTCAACAACTTCAACGTCCACCCCGCCGAGGCTTAACCTCTCATCTAGGGGTTCTGCATCAGTAGGCTCAGGCTGCCCCCAGACCACCACCCTGTACTGAGGTATCT
This window of the Candidatus Jordarchaeales archaeon genome carries:
- a CDS encoding MBL fold metallo-hydrolase; amino-acid sequence: MLVSSLVDDVEVFKCGTEVGGRVLYWTHFYRYKGVVFDCGCPNVAGEVAAALEGAKCVLITHYHEDHVGAAPLLKAKGVRVLAPEKTIPLLRAPPKIPQYRVVVWGQPEPTDAEPLDERLSLGGVDVEVVETPGHTFDHVSFLVDGFLFSGDLAISGKQVVWMREEEVNETIKSLEKSLKLDFNMAFGGTGPMARQDVEAYLEYLKDLKRRVEEMHREGLSIDEIVNRLFPNPPQIALIMESVSGKEWARENVVKSFLGMPRTP
- a CDS encoding DUF488 family protein, with product MGYASDLTVWTIGTSTRSADEFISLLKGLGVEVAVDVRRFPTSRFEWFKKEELKRILNEAGIDYVHFEGLGGYRRGGYEKYMGTREFEESFRELLRLVESGRRVAIFCSERLFFKCHRRFIADELARRGITVIHVVDEKRMFVHKSTAGDQRVGGQVGGAVDTGGLGGSRHS